CAACATTTGTTTCAATCCTTTAAGATGGAGATCCAACAAATTTTTCAAGATAATTGCAAGATGTTTGTAGCAGTTCGAGAAGAAAATCTATGGAGAATGGAAGAGTTTAATCAACGGATAAAAGCAAAATGTCAACAAAGATTTGATAATCAGATCCAAGAAACTGTCCCTTACGAGTTACGAGAGTGCCAACCAATCTTTAAGCCTTTGGAATGTTCCAAATTGAGAGAAGAAGAGCAGGGACATGAACTTGGTCtgtattttttaatttcatatgGGAATGGTGATCAAGGCCTTGCTAGTAATCTCAATTCTTGCATTGAAGAAGGGTATCGTGAAGAACCTATAGGCGAGGAGGAACATGCAATTTCCAAACTTGAGGAAAAAGATCAAGTATTGAGTGCAATAAACCAAGATGGTAAGATTAGGCAATTAATTCATAATCTGGAGATTACATATCAAATCATTGGGTTTGCTCTCTTTGGGAAAAATTTTGGAAAGGATAAAGAAACAGTTGGTAGAAAAGTAACATGCATGTATTATGCTAGTTGTTTTGAGTTTGATTTGAGGGGCTCTGATTTTGAGTTGGGATCCTCTCATGTTATATCTTAAAAGAAAATGAGTGTGAGAAGTGGAGAAGATACATGATGAAAATGATTCTATCATTGGGGAGGGAAGATGCATAGTAAGTGTTTGAAAAAATGCCTTTTCAATTGCCATTTTCAAGTGTAGATTGGACCTTCACATTCAAGATGCTGCTGGGATGATCTTTCTTTTATCCATTCTTGAGGACAAGAATGGCTTCAAAGAGGAGGGTGGTGTTGTGACTAAGATTTCTATTATGACTAAGAATCACAGTATGTTAGATTAGTCATGTGAATTACCAGATTTCTCTCCCTCTAATCCTCTCCCTTTCCATCTCCCTCTTGATCTCTctcttacttcttcttcttcttcttcttctcccctTTCCTCTATTTTCTTCCCCCTTGCCGTTGCTTTTCTGATTGGTTGTGACCAAGTCACAACAACTTTAACGTAGGATCTCTATGGAATAAACACAGGTAGCACCTTGGCtgcataatatttatatttttggtGCAAGAGGAGTGCGCTACAgcttgaacctaggatctctacccACACCTCACCACTCTACCCCCTGCACTGGCCACAGGTGGCATCTTGGCAATATGTTATACATATATAACTATGGCTTGAACCTAGGATCTCACCCACATCTCAGCAACCTCCAACCTCGGCAAGGCGCAGGTGGCAACTTGGCAATAATATTCTTCTTGTTCTGCAATCTTAAATAGAAGGGATTATTTGTGCATACTGTCTGAAGTTACTGCACTGTAGCTTTCTCTAGATTAATGCCTTATGTAGGAGACATCTATCAAGAAGATTGTTGGATTGGATATGACAATGACGTCTATGCTCCACTGATTCTGTCTTATTTAATAGAATGCCTTACTGCACCCATTTTTCTTTTGCAATAGGCTCATCTTCCTAAAATATCAGGATTATTATTGTTTTCATCTCTGTGTTATATTCTTTGGGTATGACATTGATGTCTATATGTAAAAGATTTTCAGCTTCTCTTTCTTTGAGGTCTTATGAAGAGTCTTCTATTTTCACAGGTTGATAGAAGGTACAGACAGTATTATCATCAGATGCAGATTGTGGTGTCATCATTTGATGTGATAGCGGGATGTGGGGCAGCTAAACCATACTCGGCACTTGCCCTCCAGACTATATCCCGCCACTTTCGGTGCTTGCGCGATGCAATAAGTGACCAAATTCAAGCAACCCGTAAAAGCCTGGGGGAGCAAGAAACATCAGAGAATGATAAAGGGATTGGAATAACTCGTCTCCGGTATGTGGATCAGCAGCTCAGGCAACAGAGAGCTCTTCAGCAGCTTGGAATGATGCAGCAACATGCATGGAGGCCACAAAGGGGTTTACCTGAAAGCTCTGTTTCAATTCTTCGTGCATGGCTGTTTGAACATTTCCTTCATCCGTAAATCCTCCAAAAACAGCTTTTTCTATTACTGTTTCAATTGTATTATTTTGCTGTTTCTTGCAAGACATCTCCAATTATAGTAATAGATTTTTCTGGTGTTCAACAGGTACCCAAAGGATTCTGATAAGATCATGCTGGCAAGGCAGACAGGCTTGACTAGAAGTCAGGTAAAATGAAAAGAACATATTTATCTAGCAATTAGCACGGCAGACTAGAGTGTCTTTCTTCATCTTAAGTGAGTCAAAAGGACAAGTCCTTTTTCACCAAAATTTGTTTCATTTTGAAAATAGTGAAACCCACTgcatataatttttcaaaattgtgTTTGGAAGATCAGGCATAACTCAGTTGGGTAGTTGCTGAGAATTTGGAAAGAAGTATAGTACAAGGCTACAAGCTCAAGAATAGTGGCAACTTTAAATCTGAAATATAGCATATGCATTCTGTTGGATTTAGCAGTTGCCAGATGCCCAGAGCATATTAGGGAAGACATGAGTCTATTTGTGAATGAATATGTGAGCCTCATGCGACAAAGCGGTGAAGAATTGGTACCACTTTCCTGTCTGTCCACTTTAATCAATGAGAGAAATTTAGTTCCTTTGCAAAAGTTTGCTATATCTTTAGATGTTTGTTAATTAACATGAATCATAGAATGATTAATCATATTAAAAATGTAACTTTAATCATATCCAGGCAATATCACTAACTATGATATGTTGTGCTTTAGTGTGTTCTGTTCACGAAATTCCAAGACCTGTCTGTTGCCTTGCTCAGGTCTCAAATTGGTTTATCAACGCACGAGTGCGACTTTGGAAGCCCATGGTTGAAGAGATGTACAAAGAAGAGATTGGTGATGCAGAGATGGACTCTAATTCTTCTTCTGAAAATGCTACAAAAGCAACAAAAGGTGACTTGAGAAACTACGAAGATGGAGGGGAAGAAATGCAACAAAGTGCCAGTTCAACAGCAAACGAAAGATGCAGTGCTGGACAATTGCTGGATTCCAAATCTGACTGTGTTCCTGATGTAGAAATGGGAGGATCAACTACAAGAAGCAATTTTCAAAATATGACACGCAGTGAGGCTGTTACTGAATATGGGTTATTGAAGCTAAGGGAGGAGCAAAGGCCCAGTGTTGATGATTGTGGTCTGTTCCCTGATGCCATTGTTCACTCTGATGGGAGCGCTGATAGGCTTATTGCTGCAGCTGCTGCTGCTTATCAAATGTCAGAGGTGGGAGGGTTTGGGACTGGAAGTGGAGTGTCTCTTACGCTGGGGTTGCAGCACTGCGAGGGTGGTAACCTACCAGTGTCTACCACAGCCCATCACAGTTTTGTTTCCATGAGAGGGGATGGTATATATAGTGCAGCAGCATCTTCTGTGGGGGCGGAGAACACAGATTATGAATGCCTGAATCCGGGGAACAGGCAACACAGGTTCAATTCCTCCCATTTGTTCCATGATTTTGTGGCAtgaattactttgggacagtagcaACCTACTTTCTCTGTTCCATTAGGAAAGATTCATCATTACTTTCAGGTGATGAAAGGAAGGTTGTGCATAAAACACAATTATAGCATATCAAAAGAATTGGTTGGAAGATTAGCATATTGTAAAGAACATAATTTTGTCTTAATATTCTGTAAGGGAATTGTACAATTGTCGACAACTTTGGTatggaaataaaaaaataaaaaaaaggggaaaTCCAGGTTTGAAATAAAGATGGTAGGAATTGGCTTATTGTTATTTCGATGTTATTTTGATAATGACCTATAAGAAACTTCTGAAACTGTGCCATTTTTTGCAATTTGTTGCTATTGTTTTTAATATCAAAAATACCAACAGGGGCAGGAGCAGGAGCAACAGCATAGGCTTCAAGTTCATGGGATGCTTACAGCTTCCATTTCATGGTGTAATGTCTATTCTTCAAACCTGACTCATTTAGTGCCATCCATGTTATACTCTCCACCATATCAAAGGCGTGTGCCTTGTGAAAGCAAAATCTTGACAAACTAAAACTAGAATAGTCCAGGGTAGAAAACTAATTCCCATCGCAATTCAGTCATCTCAAGTAAAGCGCATTGCCCATATATTTTCACAACATTGAGATCACATTTGCCCTCCTTAAGCTGAATGCAGAGTCCAGAATTTATGAGTTTTCAAAGTCAAAAGTGTCTTTGATCAATCAAGAAGAGGACCTCTGAATCATATCCTCTGCAGGCCAGTACGTGCGTATGTCCTCTGCattgattattaattattttattcattcTTTTACATATGAAAAACTAATAATAAGGCAAAGGATAAATGAAAGGCAACAAGCCTCATGGAGCTTCTTTCTTCTCCTTTTTAACTCAATAGGGAATCATCTCAGCATGAAAAATAATCTGAAagctttgtaaatgaaaattaaCAGCAAGAAGACACAATAACAAGAGAAAAAAAGGGAATTTAACATGAGCAAACAGAGCTGAGACGGCTCCAAAGACTATAATTATCATAATCATTGATGGAATATGCCTCTGTTGCTGCTGAAAAATACgctaaaataaaataagttagGAGAGTTGTTACTAACAAAGCTGTTATTGACAGCACTTCAGTTGATTATTTGAATGCTTGATTTTGGCAGAGTTTCATGGATTTAGTTGCTCAAACTCTTGTATAAATAATGCATTCTATCAATAATATAAGATTAGACACTTTCGGTAAGATAAGATGAGACTGAAAAtatctgattttattttattgatagaAGTCATTATTTATACAATGACTTTGAGCAACTGAATCCATAAAACTCTGCTAAAATCAAACATTCAAATGATCAACTGAAGTAATGTCAATAACAGCTTTGTTAGTAACAACTCTCCTAACTAAGAGACCCAGAGATCCCACAAGAAATATGGCTAGGTTCTGATTTTtatttgtgttttatggcttggtGTTTTAGTAATCTCACAAGTAACTCAAGAATTAAGCTGTGATACCATTTATTGGTTTTTGATAGAAATAGGTGCTCACAAAGAAAAGGCTTATAATGAGACTGATCTTATTTTATTGACAGAATGCATTAATTATCCAAGATTTTGAGCTATGCtaaaatcaaacatttaaatgatCAACTGAAATGCTGTCAATAACATCTTTGTTAGTAACAAGTCTCCTAACTTCTTGGAGTTGAATTATTCTACTGACTTGACCCATTCTTTTTGCAACAATTAGCATATTTTTCAGCAGCAACAGAGCCATACCCATCAATCATTTAGTACTATAGAGAACATTCACCTTCCTCTATACAACAAGAAAGCCAATGCAGCTACAATTGATTTGATACCGTTGAAGAaaataataagaataataataTACTTAGATAAGTATCAAACGTTAACATATAGAAAGAGAGCTTATGTTATCAGCTATGACAGATTCTGTTCAGTGAAACAGTGAACAGATCAATTTTGTGAAAAGCCTGGAAGTTTTAtgttttgttttcatttttaaaCGTAAAATATCCGCAGGATGTCTGAAATTTTTGTTATATTCTGAAAGttcaaatttaatatttgttcTTGGAAGCCAATTAGCAAGGAAGAGGTACAGTGTAGCTAAGAATTTACCTATTTTAACCAGAACTTGTATGTTGCCATTATTTCACAGATTTTTAGTTAAATGTCTTTATAAATAGTAGCCTACGAATTCTTTATAAATTGTTTACCTATATTCTATATCGAGACAACTTCAAGATATTTGGATAATTTATCTTTTCTGTAGTCTACTGATAGACCTTTTATTTCAGTGCCACAGGCACCCAGGACCAGGAAGGCCACTACTGAAAGGGCCGTAACAGCAATAAGAATTCTCCAGTGAAATCCAAGTACTTGCGACAGGGATATTGGAGCAGTACTTTCCAATAATGGTTTCTTTACAAAATGAGTCAGGTTTGAAGAATGTATCACACCATGAAATGGAAGCTGCAAGCATCCATGAACGTGAAGCCAGCGCTGGTGTTCCCGCTCCTGTTGGTGcttttgatattaaaaaaaatagcaaCTAATTGCAAAAAATGGCACGGTTTCAGAAGTTTCTTCAAGAGTTTATCAAAATCACAATCGAAACAACAATCAGCCAATTCCTACCATCTTTATTTCAAACCaggatttccttttttttttttttttcagttttctTTCAATAGCAAAGTTATTGCCAATTGTACAATTCCCTTGCAAAATATTAAGACAATAATATGTATCTTTACAATATGCTAATCTTCCAACCAATTCTTTTGATATACTACAATTGTGTTTTATGCACGACCTTCCTTTCACCACCTGAAATAATGATGAATCTTTCCTAATGGAACAAAGAAAGTCGGCTGCTAGTGTCCTAAAGTAATTCAATTGTGACCCATAATTATTCATGCCACAAAATCATGCAACAAATGGGAGGAATTGAACCTGTGTTGCCTGTTTCCTGGATTCAGGCATTCATAATCTGTGTTCTCCGCCTCAGTAGAAGATGCTGCTGCACCATATATATCATCCCCTCTCGTGGAAACAAAACTGTGATGGGCTGTGGCAGACACTGGTAGGTTACCACCATCACAGTGCTGCAACCCCAGAGTAAGAGATACTCCGCTTGCAGTCCCAAACCCTCCCACCTGTGACATTTGATAAGCAGCAGCAGCTGCTGCCATAAACCTATCGCCACTCCCATCAGAGTGAACAATGGCATCAGGGAACAGACCACAATCAACGCTGGGCCTTTGCTCCTCCCTTAGCTTCAATAACCCATATTCAGTAACAGCCTCACCGCGTCCACCGTGTGTCATGTTTTGGAAATTGATTCTTTTAGTTGATCCTCCCATTTCTACATCAGGAACATGATCAGATTTGGAATCCAGCAATTGTCCAGCAGCACTGCATCTTTCGGTTGCTGTTGAACTGGAGCTTTGTTGCATTTCTTCCCCTCCATCTTCATAGCTTCTCAAGTCACCTTTTGTTGCTTTGGTTGCATTTTCAGAAGGAGAATTAGAGTCCATCTCTGCATCCCCAATCTCTTCTTTGTACATCTCTTCAACCATGGGCTTCCAAAGTCGCACTCGTGCATTGATAAACCAATTTGAGACCTGAGCAAGGCAACATATGTGTCTTGGAATTTCACGAACAGAACACATTAAAGTGCATTATGTCATAGTTGATATTGTCTGGATATGATTAAAGCAATAAGAAAAGTTTCTCAATCCAAGTTACAGTTTTAATATGATTAATCATTCTATGATTCATGTCAATAATTAATGAAAATCTAAAGATATAGCAAACTTTTGCAAAGGACCTAAATTTCTCTCAATGATTAAAGAGGAGAGACGTGAACCACTCCCCAACAACTTTCAGGAAGTGATACCAAATCTTCACCACTCTGTTGCTGAGGCTCACATATTCATTCAGAAATTGACTCATGTCTTCCCTAATATGCTTCGGGCCTCTGGCAACTGCTAAATCCAACAGAATGCATATGCTATTTTTCAGATATAAGAGGATGCCACTATTCTTGAGCTTGGTCTATACTTCTTTTCAAATTCTCAGCAACTACCCAACTGAGTCCTACCTGATCTTCCCAACACAACTTTGAAAATTATATGGGTTTCACTAATTTCCAAAATGAACCATAATTTTGGTGAAAAGGACTTGTCCTTTTCACTCACTTATGATGAAGAAAGACACTCTAGGCTGCAATGCTGAACGGTAGATAAATGTGTTCTTTTCATTGTACCTGACTTCTGGTCAAGCCTGTCTGCCTTGCCAGCATGATCTTATCAGAATCCTTTGGGTAACTGGTGAACATCAGAAACTATTACTATAATTGGATAAGATGTCTTCACATGAAATTGAAAATGACACAATTGAaagaataatagaaaaagctgttCTTGGAGGATTTACGGATGAAGGAAGTGCTCAAACAGCCAAGCACGAAGAATTGAAACAGAGCTTTCAGGTAAACCCCTTTGTGGCCTCCACGCATGTTGCTGCATCATTCCAAGCTGCTGAAGAGCTCTCTGTTGCCTGATCTGCTGATCCACATACCGGAGACGAGTTATTCCCATCCCTTTACCATTCTCTGATGTTTCTTGCTTCCCCAGGCTTTTACGGGTAGCTTGAATTTGGCCACTTATTGCATCTCGCAAGCACCGAAAGTGGCGGGATATAGTCTGTAGGGCAAGTGCTGAGTATGGTTTAGCTGCACCACGTCCTGCTATCACATCAAATGATGATACCACAATCTGCATCTGATGATGATATTGTTTGTATCTTCTATCAACCTGTGAAAACAAAAGACTCTTCATTAGACCTCAACAAAAGAGAAGCTGAAAATCTTACAAATAGAAATCAATGTCATACCAAAAAAATATGACACAGAGATGAATAACAATAATAATCCATGAATCCTGATGTTTTTAGTAAGATAAGCCTGTTGCAAAAGAAAAATGGATGCGTTGAGGTATTCAATAAAATAAGACAATCAATGGAGCGTAGACATCATTGTCATAACCAATGCAACAATCTTCTTGAGAGAAGTCTCCAACATAAGGCATTAATCTAGAGATAGCTAGAGTGCCATAACTCCAGACAGTATGCACAAATAATCACTTCTATTTAAGATTGCAGAACAACAATAAGATTATTGCCAGGGTGTCAATTGCGCCTTGCCCTGCTGGGAGGGAGGTGAGATGCAGGTGAGATCCTAGGTTTGAGCCATAGTTATATACAAGCTATAAAATAGCTGCACGATGCTGCAGTGATAAGTaaaatttatatgtatatatatatattaaacaaaattattatttataatttattataaagaaTTATTTAACTATTTCCATTTTTC
This Hevea brasiliensis isolate MT/VB/25A 57/8 unplaced genomic scaffold, ASM3005281v1 Scaf1, whole genome shotgun sequence DNA region includes the following protein-coding sequences:
- the LOC131168922 gene encoding BEL1-like homeodomain protein 7, whose product is MATYYASSNNQRDGAPMIYMPGSYSETPVLPGNMMMYMNGGSFSDTLAGNSHLQNNCIQIQSVEASNSSTQQQEILSTLGGSRIGEHDFNAWRDGRNEMLVMHSMGGPSGILHSGQNLQVQGLSLSLGTQIPSGIQMPSPYRNPNPGLASFLSPNPSIMGEGGGRNGSSRDEQSKNAECLPPGFSGGNQDSNKGDLSPYGMTSIARTIPNSKYLKAAQQVLDEVVNVRKALKQPDKEKNQSTNEHGLNSPKGADSKSKNGIADPQESTNNFPSELSHAERQELQNKLSKLSSMLEEVDRRYKQYHHQMQIVVSSFDVIAGRGAAKPYSALALQTISRHFRCLRDAISGQIQATRKSLGKQETSENGKGMGITRLRYVDQQIRQQRALQQLGMMQQHAWRPQRGLPESSVSILRAWLFEHFLHPYPKDSDKIMLARQTGLTRSQVSNWFINARVRLWKPMVEEMYKEEIGDAEMDSNSPSENATKATKGDLRSYEDGGEEMQQSSSSTATERCSAAGQLLDSKSDHVPDVEMGGSTKRINFQNMTHGGRGEAVTEYGLLKLREEQRPSVDCGLFPDAIVHSDGSGDRFMAAAAAAYQMSQVGGFGTASGVSLTLGLQHCDGGNLPVSATAHHSFVSTRGDDIYGAAASSTEAENTDYECLNPGNRQHRFNSSHLLHDFVA